In the genome of Bosea sp. ANAM02, the window ACGGTTACACCAACGTCTCTCGCCTCAACAATCCGGCGCCCGGGAACAATTGCCCCGTTCCGGCCTTCGAAGTCATCAATCCCGGCCCCGGGGAAGCGCGCTGCGTCGGCTATGTCGCACCGTCCTGGCTGACCCGATGAGAGAGACCGTGCCGACCAGCCTCGCACCGCGAGCGACTGGTGGTTCGGCACGGCCATACCCTTGATATTGCTCCGGATTGCTTCGGGGCCGGGCTCGCCCTTCGTTTCGCTGCAATCGCGAACGCCGGCGCGCTCCTGCGGCGCGAGATGCCGCGCGGCAAAGCGGAACGCCTGCTTCGTCCGTGGGGCGTCGGCTTCCACGTGGCAGTTTAGAATCTCGAAAAACTCACGACCTCCTGTCTTTTCGTCAAGCCCGTCAGTCGAGCTTGCCCTCCGACCAGAATCCTCAGCTGATTTCGCTTTTCCGGATAGACGATTATCACGCCTGTCCAGCTTCTCCATTTCGTCACTTCACTCGGCAGACACGAAGCGCTTGTCGTTTCTCTCCCGATGCCCGAAGGTAGCTCGGCGATTGCTAGAAGGAGGTTAGGCATGCGCGTTCTCATCACCGTGATCACCTTTGCCACGGCCGGCTATTCGATGATTTCAGCAGCAGAGGCGGCCTGCACCGGGACAAATGGCAGAGGCTGGGGCAGAGGCAATGGCGCCGGGCAGTTCGAGATGAGCTCGGCGGACAGGAACTGCAGGATCAGCTTCCCCGGCGTGATCAACGAATCTGCGGGAACGCGCTTCCCGGCCACGCAGGTCACCGTCACCCGCTCTCCCGGCTCGGGGAAGCTTTCCGTGACGAAGCAGGGCCTGATCTATACGCCCGGCAAGGGCTTCAAGGGTTCCGACACATTCTGCACCACCAACACCACGCCGAAGGCGCCCGGCATGACCCTGGGCGGCTGCGTGACGGTCACCGTGCGATAGAACCGGCGAAACAACGGCCCAAAGAAAAACCCGCCGGACAGCCGGCGGGTTCGAAAGCAACGCCAGGGCGGCGCGGCGTCAGATGTCCTGATCGCCCTGCAGCGCGGCAACGGGCGCAGGTCCCAGACCGTCCTTGTTATAGATGTCATCGCGGAACTGCACGCCGCCATCGGGCGTCGCCCAGGCGGTGATATAAACCCAGTAGCAGGCGACCGGATCGGCGATGCGGGCGTTGACGCGCTGGCCCGACTGGATCGTCTCGTCGATCTTGGCGCGATCCCAGCCAGGCGTGTTCTTCAGCAGCCAGGCGACATAGTCGCGCACGTTCTGGACGCGCATGCAGCCCGAGGAGACAAAGCGGTAATCGTCGCCGAAGATGCCCTTCGACGGGGTGTCGTGCATGTAGACGCCGTGCGGGCTGGGGATGTTGATGCGCACGAAGCCGAGCGAGTTGAAATCGCCGCCGGGATCCTGCCGGAAGGTGTAGCGGGTCGCCTCGTCGGAGTTCCAGTTGACGCTGGCCGGCGAGATCTCGCCGCCATTCGGCGAGATGATGCGGATCTTGTTCTCGGTGAGGTAGGTCGGCTCCTTGCGCATCTTCGGGATCAGATCCTTGCGGATGATCGAGGCCGGAACCGTCCAGGTCGGGTTGAAATTGACCTCGGGAATCCTGGTCTGGAGCAAGGGCGACTGGCGGTCGATCTTGCCGACGCCGGCCGCATGGCGGGTCGCGACATGACCGTTCTCGACGGTCTCGACCATCGCGGCGGGGA includes:
- a CDS encoding L,D-transpeptidase family protein; the protein is MSQLSLTRRETVLALLSGAATAAAAPALAQQAEWRQRYDAGARNAVLRSSTPMLSPEALQATEQAIVAYRDLAARGGWPQVQLPDRMGVGAKGPGVVALRRRLIVTGDLDPAAGESSIYDSYVEAGVRRFQSRVGLSTTGSINRATVAALNVPIDHRIRQLETNVVRLRTWSGNLGGRYVVANIPAAMVETVENGHVATRHAAGVGKIDRQSPLLQTRIPEVNFNPTWTVPASIIRKDLIPKMRKEPTYLTENKIRIISPNGGEISPASVNWNSDEATRYTFRQDPGGDFNSLGFVRINIPSPHGVYMHDTPSKGIFGDDYRFVSSGCMRVQNVRDYVAWLLKNTPGWDRAKIDETIQSGQRVNARIADPVACYWVYITAWATPDGGVQFRDDIYNKDGLGPAPVAALQGDQDI